A segment of the Devriesea agamarum genome:
ACCGATGACGAACGGGCGCTGCTGCGGACTATTCCCGAGGAGTTTGATGAGGAGGGAATCGCCGAACACGCCGCCATCGAAAAGGAGACCGTCCACGATGTCAAAGCCGTCGAGTACTACATCAAACGACGGCTAGCCGGAACCTCGCTGGATTCCCTTTCGGAAATGGTGCATATTTTCTGCACCTCAGAGGACGTTAATAACCTCAGTTATGCGCTGATGGTGCGTGCAGCGGTCACCCAGGTATGGCTGCCGATCCTCGATGAGGTGACAGGTCGGCTCCGCGATCTTGCCCATCGCACCGCCCATGTTCCGATGCTCTCGCGCACTCATGGCCAGCCCGCCACCCCCACCACGCTGGGCAAAGAAATGGCTGTGTTCGCATACCGTCTGCAGCGCCAGCGCGACCGGGTGGCTTCCGATCAGTATCTGGGCAAGATCAACGGCGCCACCGGCACCTACGCAGCGCATTCCGTCGCCGTTCCGGACACCGACTGGCAGCACATTTCCCGTACCTTCGTCGAGCACCTGGGGTTGACCTGGAACCCGCTCACCACCCAGATCGAGTCCCACGACTGGCAGGCAGAAATCTATTCCGACATTGCCCGTGCAGGACGTATCTTGCACAACCTGGCAACCGATATCTGGACTTACATCTCGCTCGGCTATTTCCGTCAGCGCCTGTCGGCACAGGGTGGAACCGGATCCTCAACCATGCCGCACAAGGTCAATCCGATCCGGTTTGAGAACGCTGAAGCCAATTTGGAAATCTCTGCCGCGCTTTTCGATGTGTTATCCCAGACGTTGGTGACCTCTCGGTTGCAGCGGGATCTGACCGACTCCACCACCCAACGCAATATTGCGCCTGCGTTCGGGCACTCGGTGCTCGCAATGAAGAACCTGATCCGCGGTTTAGACGGGTTGGACGTGGATGCCGACGCCATGGCGCGTGATCTGGATGAGAACTGGGAAGTGCTCGGCGAGGCTGTGCAGTCCACGATGCGTGCGCTCGATCTGCGCGGGGTTGAGGGAATGGATCAGCCGTACGAGCGACTGAAAGATTTGACCCGTGGGCAGCGCGTGAGCGGCGAGCGCATGCGCGAGTTCATCGAATCACTCGGTGTGCCTGAGCCCGAACGCAGTCGGCTGTTGGCGCTGACCCCGGCGACGTATACGGGCCTCGCACCGGATCTGGTGGCACATCTTCGTGCGGATGCCCAATGACCGGGCGAACCTCCCCCTGCTGCGGGAACTCAGATGGCCTACCGGATCCCGGCGCCGATGGGGCTAGCGGCTCGAAAGGCTCCGGGGCATGCTCTGCCGAGGCCG
Coding sequences within it:
- the purB gene encoding adenylosuccinate lyase; translation: MSTSFADVFARSAPPLAFTPLDGRYRSEVAPLVDHLSEAALNRCRLIVEVEWMIHLTDQGALPGIRKLTDDERALLRTIPEEFDEEGIAEHAAIEKETVHDVKAVEYYIKRRLAGTSLDSLSEMVHIFCTSEDVNNLSYALMVRAAVTQVWLPILDEVTGRLRDLAHRTAHVPMLSRTHGQPATPTTLGKEMAVFAYRLQRQRDRVASDQYLGKINGATGTYAAHSVAVPDTDWQHISRTFVEHLGLTWNPLTTQIESHDWQAEIYSDIARAGRILHNLATDIWTYISLGYFRQRLSAQGGTGSSTMPHKVNPIRFENAEANLEISAALFDVLSQTLVTSRLQRDLTDSTTQRNIAPAFGHSVLAMKNLIRGLDGLDVDADAMARDLDENWEVLGEAVQSTMRALDLRGVEGMDQPYERLKDLTRGQRVSGERMREFIESLGVPEPERSRLLALTPATYTGLAPDLVAHLRADAQ